One segment of Miscanthus floridulus cultivar M001 unplaced genomic scaffold, ASM1932011v1 fs_149_3_4, whole genome shotgun sequence DNA contains the following:
- the LOC136530508 gene encoding uncharacterized protein: MAEGLAVRRARQGERYGGCGGRGGGTAGRALWPCELAARRVPLGGRRGMADGRAARWVRKRAAPSLTFASRHRFACSLSFSALAKAVAVAFFGGVGAPHTNQNHLRYVGRSGVHAEPATRRCAANILRRLTPRFLATSRCVCKPWCTIIDTRRLVRADLLPLSLAGIFINFHDLVLSEFFSRSSTGPTISDCLPPRDIFSDHCNGLLLLDDYVVNPATYQWVQLPPFPSPHLGTENFFHKEHLVFDPAVSPHYEVFLIPFACARSVRIKLNPATEELEWPLSPCILHVFSSRTKKWEERSFVREGEAAGTVADMRLDGSYSNHYHNSVYWRGALYVHCQHCSSL, translated from the exons ATGGCCGAGGGGCTCGCGGTGCGGCGGGCGCGGCAAGGAGAGCGCTACGGTGggtgcggcggccgcggcgggggCACGGCTGGGCGGGCCCTGTGGCCGTGCGAGCTCGCGGCGCGGCGGGTGCCGCTGGGCGGGCGTCGCGGCATGGCCGACGGGCGCGCTGCGCGGTGGGTGCGCAAGCGcgcagctccctctctcacctttGCCTCTCGCCACCGCTTTGCTTGCTCGCTCTCCTTCTCCGCCCTCGCCAAAGCCGTCGCCGTCGCT TTCTTCGGGGGAGTGGGAGCTCCTCATACTAATCAGAATCATCTCAGATATGTTGGAAGAAGTGGAGTGCACGCTGAACCAGCTACCAGAAGATGTGCTGCCAATATCCTCCGACGTCTTACGCCACGCTTCCTTGCCACATCCCGCTGTGTTTGCAAGCCCTGGTGCACAATCATTGACACCCGCCGGTTAGTGCGTGCAGACCTCCTCCCTCTCTCGTTGGCTGGCATCTTCATCAACTTCCATGACCTAGTTTTGTCGGAATTCTTCTCGCGTTCCTCAACAGGCCCAACAATATCTGACTGTTTGCCACCCAGAGATATCTTTA GTGACCACTGCAATGGGCTTCTCTTGCTTGACGACTATGTGGTTAACCCAGCGACATATCAGTGGGTGCAATTGCCCCCATTCCCAAGCCCACATTTGGGTACAGAAAACTTTTTTCACAAGGAGCACCTAGTCTTTGATCCTGCAGTGTCACCACActatgaggtttttctgatccCATTTGCTTGTGCCAGATCTGTCCGGATCAAATTAAACCCTGCAACAGAGGAATTAGAGTGGCCACTGTCGCCATGCATACTTCATGTGTTCTCATCAAGGACTAAGAAATGGGAGGAGAGGTCGTTTGTTCGAGAAGGGGAGGCTGCAGGGACTGTGGCTGACATGCGATTGGATGGTTCATATAGTAATCATTATCACAACTCTGTCTATTGGCGGGGAGCACTTTATGTCCATTGCCAACATTGTTCCTCCCTATAG